DNA from Chloroflexota bacterium:
CTAGACCGTCCCTGGTGTACTCTAGAAATCTGATCTCTTTTTGTGGAGTATCTATGCCCAATATCTGCCGCAAGATCACCCAGTGAAGGATAGATACATCCAGATTTGTCCATTGCCGGCTGCGATCAGATGGCATTAGCTTCGTCAGGTGTGTACTCTCCCGGGGAGTGAGGAGGCAGAGGCATTCCTGGCTAAGACCGTAGACTCCTATAGCGCCCCTCTTGCCATGCTCCGCCAGAGTGTTCAACCAACTTCTGAGCACCTCAGACCGAGAGGCTGCAGCAGGTTGGATCTCTTCCATGATGAAGAGCTGGGCTAGCTTCTCTCTGAGTCCCGATAGAAGGTCAGGCTTGATAGACTTCACGATGCGATGAGTGGGCAAGGCAACCAGCCCTGGATCATCAGCACCTACCAGCGTCATCATCACAAAATTGGAGGATTCGTTGCCGGTAGAACGGGAACTGCCCATCTGCTGCTCTCGCTGATAGGCCAAGGCTGTTTCATAACGGTGGTGTCCGTCGGCGATATAGACATCCTTGCCGGCACACCAATCAGAAATCTGTGCCATGCTCTGTTCGTCCCTGATAACCCACATGTTGTGGACTACCTCATCACGATCTACGATGCCGATGTCCGGCTTTCCTTTGGCCGACTTCATGAGGAGGGATGTAAATCCATTCTGGCCATGATCAATCATGGCCAGAATGGGACTGAGGTTCACGCGACAGGCACGTAACAGTTTGAGGCGATCCAGTATCCGCTCTTCCATAACACTCTCGTGGGGGCGAGCTCCACCGTTACCCTGGTCGCCCAGCTGCACGCGGGCAGTCAGGCCCCAGCGGTGTTTTATGGTACCTTCGAGGGTAAAGCGGTGTTCAAAAATGTAGAAGGCGGGCGCCGGCTCACGAAAGAGGATACCCTCTTCGAGCCAGGTTGCCAGCGTCCCCGCCGCGCGGGTGTATTTGTTGTCTTCAGCAGAATCAGAGGGGTAATCCTCTCCAAGTTCGAGACGGATTATGCTGTGCGGGCTCTGTTGATGATAGGCCCGCTGCTCCTCCGGGGAGATTATGTCATAGGGTGGAGTTATGACTGATGAGAGATCCTTAACTCGCTCATGACTGTAGCGAATACCCTGAAACGGCCGAACATCAGCCACTTAATCCACGTCCACCCTTGGAAATATCAAGTGGGTACGCCTAAGGCGCACCCACTACAGTAACTCCACAGACAAACTTGCCGGGATGTCCTCCCTGATTATGTGCTAATCCCAGCTTGACATCTTTGAGCTGACGTGAAGGTTCGTCGGCCTTCTTTTGGATCTGCTTGTATATTTCATAGACCTCGCGGCAACCGCTGGCACCTATGGGGTGGCCGAATGACTTCAGCCCTCCACTTATGTTCACCGGCATTTCTCCATCAAGATAGTACGCCCTCTTGTCGGTCATCTGCTCCTTGAACTTGCCGGTCTCGCAGAGAGACAGCGACTCGGAAGCAATAAGCTCAGCAATGCTGAAGCAGTCATGCAGTTCCACCATGTCCAGTTCCTTCCGGGGGTTCTTTATACCCGCTTCGGCATAAGCTGCCTTTGCAGCCGCCTGCGTGGCATCCCAGTAAGTGAAGTCGTAGTCTATCCGCTCCTTGCCCCATCCCGGGCTGGCCGACATGCCGAACGCCTTGATAGTAACGTAGTCTTGCCGATACTTCTTGGCATCCTCTGTGCGGCAGAGTATGGCCGCTGAAGCACCGTCGGTCACTCCGCAGCAGTCGAAAAGTCCTAAAGGCCAAGCAATCATAGGAGCATTGAGTACCTGCTCCACAGTCACCTCTCTCCTCAGATGCGCCTTGGGATTCTTTGCTCCATAGAAGTGGCTCTTGACCGAGATCTCGGCCAGGACTCTCTTGCCTTCTTCGTTGCTGAGGCCATATTTGGCGAAGTAGGCCACGGCCGCCATAGCATATCTCCCCGGACCGGTGCCGAACGCGCCGTAGACCGGTTCCCAGCGTCCGATCCAGACTGAAGGCAGTCCGCCGAAACCCATGTCCTTAACCTTCTCCACCCCTACAGCCATCACCAGGTCATAACCCTTGGCGGCCAAGGCGAAAGTGGCTCCCCGAAGGGACTCTGCGCCAGTGCCGCAGGCATTCTCTACACGGGTCACCGGAATGTACTGGGTCTGCAACGTGCTGGAGACCAGTGTGCCGGTGGCGACGCCGCCTTCCGAAAGCTGAGTACCCCACTGGGTCCCCTGCCAAATCGCCTGTATGTCCTTGATCTCTACACCAGCATCTTTGCAGGCCTCGTCGACGGCCTCGGTGATCATATCCTTGGCATCGGCATCCCATCTCTCACCGAACTTGGTGCAGCCCATGCCTACGATAGCGACTTTGTCCTTTATACTCTCTGCCATCGCTCTCCTTTCCTAATTCCGCCCTAGTCCCTGGCCGGCCGGCATTTCCAGAAGTAGTTGTGGACGCCCAGAGCATCGTGGATTCTCCGGAAGGTCATCTCCATCGGCATACCCACTTTGATGGTCTTCACATCCCGATCGGTCACCTGGCTGAAGATACGCACTCCACCTTCCAGGTTGATAGCCCCCAGAATGTTCGGCGGGTCAGTGACCGCGGTTCTCTCATCCATGCTGTAGGTGAAGAGGACTCCCTTCCGTTCCGACAGGGGCACTTCCTCCAGGTACTTCTCCTCAGCCTGGCAGTACATGCACCGCTTCTGCAGCGGGAATTGGGTCTTGTCGCACTTCTTGCAGTGATGTCCATGGCAGCGATACACCCAGTTGCGATCTCTCCACATGGCTGTCAGGGAGGTCCGCGGCCTAGTCATGGGTGGTGCCGTTTGCCAAGCCGGCCCATCATCAGATACCATGAGGTTCCTGAAGGTAACGTACTTCCCGTAGTTTTCCAGCATGACCTTGGAGGCCAGATGTCTCTTGATTCCCCTGCGGTCCCTGATCTTCTCAATGGCTTGGGTCACTTTCAGCGCGTGAACGTCGGTGCCATCTCCCCAGTTGCCAAACAGAATCTTATCCCCTGGCTTGGAGTCCTCAAGCGCCTGCACCAGGGTCATCAGGGCCATGGCCGCACCGGTGTTGCCGACGTTATCGAAGAGCGGCGCTGTCACCTGTGTCTTCGGATCGGCCCCGAGGGCTACCGCCACCGCCTGGTGGCTCCTGGCATTAGGACCATAGAAAGCGACCTTGGCGAAATCCTTGGCTGTCATCTTGTGCGCCTTGAGGAAGCCAGCGAAGGCCTTCTTCATGTGTTTTTCGTAGCCTTCGTCCAGAATGAAACGCTCTTCCCACTGGCGCGGGAACCGGTCGGTCTCGAGGCGCCAGACATCGAGGAACTCGCTATACGTGTAGGCGCTGGCTTCGATCTCGACGGCGATGTCGGTAGCCCCGATCAATAGGGCGGCCGCACCGTCGCCCAGAGCGCCCTCACCGGCCGAGTTGGGCACCGGCAAGCGGCAGTCCGCAACGACGACCAGCACTTTCTTGGCTGACCCTGCCTTCACGGCATCCAGAGCCGCTCGGAGGGCTAGCGTCCCAGCTCTCAGAGAATTGCCGAAATCGCTGGTGGTGACATCTTCGCGGAGGTCCAGAGCTGCCGCTACAAAACTGGCTGATTGTTTCTCTTTGAACGGTGCTGTCGTGCTGGCGAAGTACACGGCATCCACAGTCTTTTTGTCTGTGCCCTTGAGGCAGTCTGTCCCGGCCTCGACGGCCATAGTGATGCTATCCTCATCGCAGTTGCATATAGCTTTCTCCCCCTTTCCACCTCCACCCCAGACCTGGCCCAGAATCGCCCGACTGAGCCTGTACATAGGGATATAAGCCCCATAAGAAACTATTCCGGCCATATCTACTCCTTTCCTCTTCCAGGTTTAGACCTTTTTGTCTACGCTAAGACCAGGCTGCTGATAATTATATTCCTAATCACCATCCCAAGGCAAAAATAATTAGCATCTCATGTGCTAAGTTCGTTCTCGGGAACCCCCCCCGAAGACTTCGGGAAGAGGCAGGACAAAACCAGGCAGCAGCTATCACAAAGAGGGACTCTTCTGCAGGCGGTTTTGCCGTGGCGAACCAGGAGGGCATGATATTCATTGAACAGTGACTCGTCATGGGAAAGACGCTGCATAAAGAGTACCTGGAAAGCAGCATAGCTATTGTTCGAAGGCGCCAGACCGAGGCGGGTGATAATACGGCGAGTATAGGCATCAATAACGAAGATAGGTTTGCGGGCAGCGTACAGGATTATGGAGTCCGCAGTCTCTTCACCCACGCCGTGGACAGAAAGAAGCTCCTGTCGCAGTGCAGGGACATCCAGCGCAAACAGCCTGTCGAGGTTATCATCATAATGTGCTCCCAGCCAGTCGACAAAAGCCTTGATCTTCCTCGCCTTAACATTGTAATAACCCGAGGAGTAAATCAACCGGGCCAACTCGCCCTCGGGAAGCTGCCGCAGCCTATCGACGGAGAGCACCTCTCTGTCCTTCAGATTGCTGATAGCCTTCTCCACATTGCCCCAGGCTGCCGACTGGGTGAGAATAGCCCCAACAATCATTTCCAGGGGAGTCTCTGCCGGCCACCAGTGCTGAGGGCCGTAGCGATCGAGAAGACGATGGTAAACATCTAGCAGCATGGGGCATCAGCCTCTTGAATAGCTGCCACTTCTTAGAAATTGACTGGTACCTGCCCGGCCAGTCCGATTTCCTTCGGGCTTACCCTGCACTTAAAGGCGTAGATGCCCACCCCTTCGCTTTGAGCCGATCTTAGAGTCTGCCCAAACTCGGCATCAATCACATCGTTCGGAGAAAAGCCCCTGGCGTCCTCTCGTTGGATCACAAACATGATCGCCGCTTCATACCCTTCCTTCTTAGCCCAGATCAAGCTTTCAACGTGGTGTCTGCCCCGCAGGGTGGGCGCATCGGGAAAGAGAGCAACACCACTTTGAACAAGTGTGCTCGATTTTATTTCGAGGAAGCACTGCGAGCCACGGTGGCTTAACAGAAAGTCCAGTCTGCTTCTCCCGCGGGGTACTTCCCGGCGTATTGAGGAATAGCGTTCAAACTTAGGCAAAGCCTTCTTGCTCAAAGCCTCGTACACCAGTTCGGCAGGCACGCGATCATCCACCGAAACAAACTTTCCGTCCAGTTCAACTACTACCAGGTCATATCTTGTTGCCCGAGTGGGCGACGATCTATCAGCCAGGAAGACTTTACTCCCCGGCAAAAGCACCGTCTCCAGCCTCCCCGAATTGGCGAGATAGACTTTTTCAGTCTTGCCTGCCAGCTTCACGACGCAGGAGAAACGATTCTCCCTTTTGATAAAACTAGCCTGCACTACCTGGTCAGCTATTTTCATTCTGGCAACCGTACATAGTTCAGGAGTCTGCCCTGTATACGCGGCACAGCAGGCCCTTGATCTGTGGATAGCCCGATACGGGGTCGAAAGCCTGGAGATCCGTCAGGTCATTGGCATTGGCCTGCGCCCAGCCATGGGGGACGGTGACTACTTTGGGCGCTATATCTTCGGTGACCCGGACCTTGAGCTTGATGCGGCCCTTCGGGGTTTCAACGTAGATCATATCATGGTTGATGATCCCATAGTCCCTGGCAGTGGTCGGGTGAATCTCCGCGATAGGCTCCGGGTTGCGGCGGCGCATCTGGGTCATGTTGCGGCACTGGGTATGAGTGAACTCCTTCATTCTGCCGCCGGTAATCAGGATGAGGGGATACTTCTTGGCCAGATCAGGAGTGCTCACCGGGCTCTGGGTGGGCTCCCGATGGGTTGGGATCGGATCAAAGCCGGCGTCTTTCAAGGCTTGGGAGAATATCTCGATCTTCTTGGACGGCGTGCGGAAGCCGAATGTATCCCGGGCATCGTACTTCCTCTTGTCGAAGAAGAAGCCCTCGGGCTTTTCCTTGAGCTGTTGCAGCGTCACGCCGCTCGGTTCCAGCAGCATGGATATGACTTCCTCATCGGTCTTCCAAGGGAAGTACTTCTCCATCCCCAGTCGCCGAGCCAGTTCTGTCCAGATCTTCCAGTCGGCCCAGGCTTCGCCGGGCGGCTGGCAGACCTGCTTGCGCAGCAGCATGTAAGGCAGGCCAGAGTTGATGCCGTAGACCATGCCCAACCCCATCTTCTCCAGGAAGGTGCAGGCAGGAAGGACATAGTGGGAGATCTCGGCTGTCTCTGTCATGAAGGGATTGAAGGTTACCACCAGATCGAGCTTCTTGATAGCTTCGACGGTCTTCTTGGTCTCCGGCATGGTCAGCGCCGGGTTACCGCCGGTGGCAATCAAGGCCTTGATGGGATATGGCTTGCCGCTTAATACCTGGTCCGGCCAGGGCATGGCCTGCCCGTATGGGACCGGCCTGCCCCAGGTCTTGTAGAACATGGGAAATTCCTTTGCACCCACCGGCTCTTCTTCCACGGGAATCCTGAGATCGGTGAGCTTCACGAGCGGACACATGGCCCAGCCGCCCTCGGTGTCCAGATTGCCCGTAACGGTCTCGATGATACACAGCAGGCGCTCTGCCTGAAGAGCGTTGCCGCTGTGGGCCAGAACGCAGGTACCCGGTATGATGGCCATGGGCTTTGTCAGGGCCATGATGCGCGCCGCCTTGCGGATGTCGGCCGCCGGCACCCATGTGATCCCTTCGACCTTCTCCGGTGTGTAGGGCTTCACATGTTCCTTCAATTCTTCAAAGCCCAGCGTGTACTTGTCCATGTAATTCTGGTCGTACATTCCCTCAGAGATGATCACGTTTAGAAAGCCCAGCCCCAGGGCAATATCAGTGCCGGGACGGATCTGGAGATGCAGGCCCTTCTTCGCCAGCGGTGTGCGCTTGGGGTCTATCACAATAAGCCTTGTTTCATCCCTGTCAGCCCTCTCGTGTAGCATGTCGGCCCACATGAAACGCGATTGGTCCATATTGCTGCCCCAGACGATGGCACAGGCCGAGGTGTACGGATCCTCACTGGTATACCGGCCAAAGGTGAGCAGGTGAGCCACCACGCGGATGCGGAAGCAGATGCTCTCCACTGATATCAGGTTCGGTGTGCCAAAAGCACCCTTGAAGCGCTGGGTAAAAGTGGCCAGTTCCACGTTCTCGGTAGCCATAGACCCGTTGTAGACGGTCAGGGCGTGTGCTCCGAACTCGGCCTTGATCTTCGCTAGCTTATCGGTTATCTCATCGAGCGCCTGCTCCCAGGAGAGGCGCTGCCAGGCCCCGTCCACCTTCTTCATAGGGTGCAGGACACGGTCCCTGGCATTGGCGTACTCCACCAGGTTGTCACCCCTGGGGCACAGGCGGCCCCTGTTGAGCGGGTGCTCTGGCATGCCTTTGACCTTGACCAGCTTGCCGTCCTTGACATAGGCGTCAATGCCGCACCCGGCAACACATAGTATGCAGTCGCTCTTGATCAGTGTGGTTCCATCGGGCAGAGTACTAGAGGTAGTCATTTTGTACCTCCTTACAAATTAATGCCTTCCCAGCAATGCCGAGAAGGCATTCAATTACTCCCTATTTGCCGTCTCGGTCGTTGCCGATCCAAGCGAGCCCTTTTCAGGACAACAACGCTCACCGCCATAAGGTCGATGGCACTCTCAGAGTAACAAATCACGGCATCATATGTCAAGCGCAGTGCAGGGATACCCGTTGGAGCATGGCTAGAGCAAGGGATTCTTTCGAACCCGACTGGTACTGAAGAGCGTGATACCTTGACCTCTCCGGTTTTCCGCGATGATTGCCAGAGAGTGTAGTGAACCCGCCGGGTCGCATGATCCAGCATCTTACATTCTGTTGTTCATCGGAGGTACTTCCAGATTGTCAGCCGCATAGCAGACGAGAAGGTACTTCTCCAAGGGTATCTCCAGGGTCTGCCCCTTCTGCTGTTTCTCAAGTTGGAGGCAGAACTTCTTGTCCCACGTTCTGCAGTAGCCAAGCCATCTCGTCCTGTCGTCGGCTGATAGAGTATGTCTGAGTGTCCTTGTGTAATAGCACTTTACGTTCGCAATCCCAAGCTCTTTGAATACGTGCGTCATCCGAATGTTTGTCTGCTGTGTGTTTCCGGCTGTGTTGTTGACACTGGTCTCTTGTTCATATCTTCTGCCGATTGATTGGTGTGTCTTGCCAATATAGAGAATGTCGCTTGCTCCACGCAGACGCGTTATCATCCTGTTGAAGACAAACATATAGGTTACATTTGTGTCGGCTTGAGTGAGGAACTCAATCCAGTCGTGTTCCTTCCTTACTGTCTCGAAGTTCATGGCCATTCCCCCCAGACGTTTCTATTGATTGCCATAGCAACTGCGCGAATCTTATGGTAGAAGCACTAAGAGTGTCAAGTTTGGAGCGCAATAATCCCTTCGGACAGATTCTCCTCAGTTTCCTCTATTTTCAGACTGATAATATTCACCTCTGGTTGCACCATGACCTCATGGGACCACAGTCAATATTTTCCTGGCCTGCTCCGGATGCATGGCAATAAAGCGCAGTTCGTCGTCGGTGAGATTGATCTGATTATGGGCGCTGGCATAGCGAACCAACTCCAGGATGCGTTTGGCTTCCCCCTTGTTGCTGAAGGTGATACCTAACCTGTTGTATACATGTTCAAAGCCAGCCAGCCCGCCAAATTCACCGGTGGTAATCACCCTCCCTTTGGGAGGCGGGGGCTCCAGATCCAGACCGAGAAGCTCATAGTCATAAAGCTCGTAATTGCGACGATCCTTAAGAGCGCCATCAGCATGAATACCAGCCTCGTGAGCAAAGGCATTCTCCCCTACCCCAGGCTGATTGATGGGAATCGGAACGCCAAAGGCGCAGGAAACGTAGCTGGCCAGTTTGGCCGAGACTCTAAGGTTCAGAGGGTCACCAATTTTGTATTCTTCCATTTCCCGGGCGAACTTGATAGCCAGAATACAGCTCAGCAAATCCGCTTGCCCGGCCCTCTCACCCAATCCATTCACCGAGGTATTGACATAGGCATCCACTCCTCCATCAATGGCTCCACGCGCCCCGGCAATGGAGTTGGCCACCGCCATGCCAAGATCATTATGGCAATGGATTTCGATGGGCATATCTACCTGCTCCGCCAGGGCCTTCACCCTTCTATAGATGGTATTCGGTGTTTCGTAACCCAGGGTATCACAGTATCTCATCCTGTCTGAACCAACCCCTTTCGCTGCCTGTGCAAAAGCCACCAGAAAACCCAGGTCCGTCCGAGATGCATCCTCGGCATTCACCCCGACGGTTTTCACGCTATGCTCCCTGGCACAGGTCACCGCTGCCACCATCTCCCGTATCACGGCCTCTCGATCCAGCCTGCCGCTGAACTTATGTTTAATCATCTGATCCGAAGTAGATATGGAAAGGTTCAGATCCTTCACACCAGTGGAGACTGCCTCAGCTACATCGGAAACCAGGGCCCGACACCAGCCCTCCAGAATGAGTTCCCCCATCACCCCCATTTCCTTCAACTGCAGGTTGGCCAGCACGTAGTTACGTTCGATCCTGGCATAAGGGAAGGCAAACTCCGACTGATGGATACCCATCTGGCCGAGATACAGGTTCACCATCGTTTTCTGTAGCTTGGAAAGGTTAATTCGGGAGGACTGCACTGTATCCCGGTTAGTGACATCAACGAAATAAATCTTGGGCACAAGAATCTCCAGTGGGCGCTTGGGCTGGTTGTACAGCCGTATGATACTGGAGTACCTCCAAGGTTTGCAAACTACCGTTATTCCCCCACGGAAATCCCGGCCGCCGGGACGGTTCGCGAACCCGCCCCTACATCGCACAATTGAGCGTTATTCATATTTACTTCGAGGCTCATCTCCACCTGACCTACGCATTTCTCATTCTAGCCAACTACCCTCAGAGGGAGGTGGCTAGATGAATACCCTTACATACATCACAGAACAAGCAA
Protein-coding regions in this window:
- a CDS encoding homocitrate synthase, which encodes MPKIYFVDVTNRDTVQSSRINLSKLQKTMVNLYLGQMGIHQSEFAFPYARIERNYVLANLQLKEMGVMGELILEGWCRALVSDVAEAVSTGVKDLNLSISTSDQMIKHKFSGRLDREAVIREMVAAVTCAREHSVKTVGVNAEDASRTDLGFLVAFAQAAKGVGSDRMRYCDTLGYETPNTIYRRVKALAEQVDMPIEIHCHNDLGMAVANSIAGARGAIDGGVDAYVNTSVNGLGERAGQADLLSCILAIKFAREMEEYKIGDPLNLRVSAKLASYVSCAFGVPIPINQPGVGENAFAHEAGIHADGALKDRRNYELYDYELLGLDLEPPPPKGRVITTGEFGGLAGFEHVYNRLGITFSNKGEAKRILELVRYASAHNQINLTDDELRFIAMHPEQARKILTVVP
- a CDS encoding acetyl-CoA acetyltransferase → MAESIKDKVAIVGMGCTKFGERWDADAKDMITEAVDEACKDAGVEIKDIQAIWQGTQWGTQLSEGGVATGTLVSSTLQTQYIPVTRVENACGTGAESLRGATFALAAKGYDLVMAVGVEKVKDMGFGGLPSVWIGRWEPVYGAFGTGPGRYAMAAVAYFAKYGLSNEEGKRVLAEISVKSHFYGAKNPKAHLRREVTVEQVLNAPMIAWPLGLFDCCGVTDGASAAILCRTEDAKKYRQDYVTIKAFGMSASPGWGKERIDYDFTYWDATQAAAKAAYAEAGIKNPRKELDMVELHDCFSIAELIASESLSLCETGKFKEQMTDKRAYYLDGEMPVNISGGLKSFGHPIGASGCREVYEIYKQIQKKADEPSRQLKDVKLGLAHNQGGHPGKFVCGVTVVGAP
- a CDS encoding molybdopterin-dependent oxidoreductase, which encodes MTTSSTLPDGTTLIKSDCILCVAGCGIDAYVKDGKLVKVKGMPEHPLNRGRLCPRGDNLVEYANARDRVLHPMKKVDGAWQRLSWEQALDEITDKLAKIKAEFGAHALTVYNGSMATENVELATFTQRFKGAFGTPNLISVESICFRIRVVAHLLTFGRYTSEDPYTSACAIVWGSNMDQSRFMWADMLHERADRDETRLIVIDPKRTPLAKKGLHLQIRPGTDIALGLGFLNVIISEGMYDQNYMDKYTLGFEELKEHVKPYTPEKVEGITWVPAADIRKAARIMALTKPMAIIPGTCVLAHSGNALQAERLLCIIETVTGNLDTEGGWAMCPLVKLTDLRIPVEEEPVGAKEFPMFYKTWGRPVPYGQAMPWPDQVLSGKPYPIKALIATGGNPALTMPETKKTVEAIKKLDLVVTFNPFMTETAEISHYVLPACTFLEKMGLGMVYGINSGLPYMLLRKQVCQPPGEAWADWKIWTELARRLGMEKYFPWKTDEEVISMLLEPSGVTLQQLKEKPEGFFFDKRKYDARDTFGFRTPSKKIEIFSQALKDAGFDPIPTHREPTQSPVSTPDLAKKYPLILITGGRMKEFTHTQCRNMTQMRRRNPEPIAEIHPTTARDYGIINHDMIYVETPKGRIKLKVRVTEDIAPKVVTVPHGWAQANANDLTDLQAFDPVSGYPQIKGLLCRVYRADS
- the sfsA gene encoding DNA/RNA nuclease SfsA, with product MKIADQVVQASFIKRENRFSCVVKLAGKTEKVYLANSGRLETVLLPGSKVFLADRSSPTRATRYDLVVVELDGKFVSVDDRVPAELVYEALSKKALPKFERYSSIRREVPRGRSRLDFLLSHRGSQCFLEIKSSTLVQSGVALFPDAPTLRGRHHVESLIWAKKEGYEAAIMFVIQREDARGFSPNDVIDAEFGQTLRSAQSEGVGIYAFKCRVSPKEIGLAGQVPVNF
- a CDS encoding DUF1015 domain-containing protein, translating into MADVRPFQGIRYSHERVKDLSSVITPPYDIISPEEQRAYHQQSPHSIIRLELGEDYPSDSAEDNKYTRAAGTLATWLEEGILFREPAPAFYIFEHRFTLEGTIKHRWGLTARVQLGDQGNGGARPHESVMEERILDRLKLLRACRVNLSPILAMIDHGQNGFTSLLMKSAKGKPDIGIVDRDEVVHNMWVIRDEQSMAQISDWCAGKDVYIADGHHRYETALAYQREQQMGSSRSTGNESSNFVMMTLVGADDPGLVALPTHRIVKSIKPDLLSGLREKLAQLFIMEEIQPAAASRSEVLRSWLNTLAEHGKRGAIGVYGLSQECLCLLTPRESTHLTKLMPSDRSRQWTNLDVSILHWVILRQILGIDTPQKEIRFLEYTRDGLEAVEGVNSGKYQLAFLMNPIPISSVLAVADTGDRMPPKSTYFYPKLPTGLVMYPLWDDAL
- a CDS encoding endonuclease; amino-acid sequence: MLLDVYHRLLDRYGPQHWWPAETPLEMIVGAILTQSAAWGNVEKAISNLKDREVLSVDRLRQLPEGELARLIYSSGYYNVKARKIKAFVDWLGAHYDDNLDRLFALDVPALRQELLSVHGVGEETADSIILYAARKPIFVIDAYTRRIITRLGLAPSNNSYAAFQVLFMQRLSHDESLFNEYHALLVRHGKTACRRVPLCDSCCLVLSCLFPKSSGGVPENELST
- a CDS encoding OB-fold domain-containing protein; the protein is MAGIVSYGAYIPMYRLSRAILGQVWGGGGKGEKAICNCDEDSITMAVEAGTDCLKGTDKKTVDAVYFASTTAPFKEKQSASFVAAALDLREDVTTSDFGNSLRAGTLALRAALDAVKAGSAKKVLVVVADCRLPVPNSAGEGALGDGAAALLIGATDIAVEIEASAYTYSEFLDVWRLETDRFPRQWEERFILDEGYEKHMKKAFAGFLKAHKMTAKDFAKVAFYGPNARSHQAVAVALGADPKTQVTAPLFDNVGNTGAAMALMTLVQALEDSKPGDKILFGNWGDGTDVHALKVTQAIEKIRDRRGIKRHLASKVMLENYGKYVTFRNLMVSDDGPAWQTAPPMTRPRTSLTAMWRDRNWVYRCHGHHCKKCDKTQFPLQKRCMYCQAEEKYLEEVPLSERKGVLFTYSMDERTAVTDPPNILGAINLEGGVRIFSQVTDRDVKTIKVGMPMEMTFRRIHDALGVHNYFWKCRPARD